A genomic region of Brevibacillus sp. JNUCC-41 contains the following coding sequences:
- a CDS encoding YihY/virulence factor BrkB family protein — MNKSIKFSKKLIKEIKEDRITGLAAEQAYYYLLALFPLLILLLSILPYLNIDIQTALDTLKTFMPAETMEVVEKNIINILSERNGGLLTFGFLGTIWSASNGMNAFIHSMNIAYDVEETRNFIKARIISIVLTLGLVVAFIVMLGLPVFGKVIIDLLQQVIPIPEETQILFSLLRWVIAVVVISLVLAFLYRFAPNKSFPIKHVIPGAVTATVLWLGISLGFSFYVSNFSNYSSTYGSLGGVIILMLWLYLSGLIFVIGGEINAILHRQNSIPKKQSRTIVHPVPLKR, encoded by the coding sequence ATGAATAAGTCGATAAAATTTTCAAAGAAGCTGATTAAAGAAATAAAGGAAGATCGTATTACAGGGCTGGCGGCAGAACAAGCTTATTACTATTTACTGGCACTATTCCCTTTGCTCATTTTACTTCTGTCCATATTACCTTATCTGAACATCGATATTCAGACAGCCCTTGACACGTTAAAAACCTTCATGCCTGCGGAAACGATGGAAGTCGTCGAGAAAAATATCATCAACATATTATCTGAACGGAACGGCGGCTTACTGACTTTTGGTTTCCTTGGGACCATTTGGTCAGCTTCCAACGGAATGAATGCGTTCATCCATTCCATGAATATCGCCTATGATGTAGAAGAAACAAGGAATTTCATCAAAGCCCGCATCATTTCCATTGTATTGACATTAGGCCTGGTTGTAGCATTCATCGTCATGTTGGGTCTCCCCGTCTTCGGAAAAGTCATCATCGATTTATTACAGCAGGTCATTCCGATCCCTGAGGAAACGCAAATATTATTCAGCTTATTACGGTGGGTCATTGCGGTTGTGGTCATCTCACTTGTCCTGGCCTTTTTATATCGCTTTGCACCGAATAAAAGTTTTCCCATTAAACATGTCATCCCAGGGGCAGTGACCGCAACTGTACTTTGGCTGGGAATATCACTTGGATTTTCATTCTATGTCAGTAACTTTTCCAACTACTCTTCCACTTACGGCAGTTTGGGAGGCGTGATCATCTTGATGCTATGGCTGTATTTGAGTGGTCTGATTTTTGTAATCGGCGGTGAAATCAATGCAATTCTACATCGCCAAAATTCCATTCCGAAAAAACAGTCCCGCACGATCGTGCATCCTGTCCCGCTTAAAAGGTAA